In the Anastrepha obliqua isolate idAnaObli1 chromosome 1, idAnaObli1_1.0, whole genome shotgun sequence genome, one interval contains:
- the LOC129253388 gene encoding sodium-independent sulfate anion transporter, with protein sequence MSRNKSLTIEAIEELKPMKNGDSLDTKLTIEAVKYEQPPEKHWIYKRVYFLNWLQKYDRETAISDLIAGITLGLTIIPQSIAYAALAGLSSEYGLYSAIIGKIFYALFGTIPQVSIGPTSLMSLLVLQFVGERPVQFVFVLAFLSGLVEFLMGAFQLGFIVNFIPTPVTKAFTSATAVIVAAVQFKNLLGIKSKGIPSIEVLVKSIRYSDALLGLICLTALLSLRQLSHINFKKNTPITRKLQKFLWYISISRNALVVFLCSLATYFWIKQRSAEAIPFALTARVNSAQLKFQLPPFAFDYKNTTFVFSDIVNELGSGIIVVPIVAILANVAIAKAFVKDNRLEASQEMLTLGICNLAGSFFNCMPTCGAFTRSAVSQASGVRTPLCGIYTGLMVYLALNILTPYFGYIPKSSISAVLIAAVVFMIDFSPVKTLWLSNKKDFFSWVGCFIVCLFAGVQMGLLFGIVLNMIFVLLRLGNPKVEVTLMECENRNYVFVSPTSDVYYSGIEYIRDKINDACLLYRDDFPVVLDCRRFMQCDGTFVDVISAVAKELECRDVLLVLYGTNEKLEGLLRNSSNINYCDSGRRICSDDLTPKKRELKNI encoded by the exons ATGTCAAGGAATAAAAGTTTAACAATTGAAG CCATAGAGGAGCTGAAGCCTATGAAAAATGGCGACTCTTTGGACACCAAACTGACAATCGAAGCTGTGAAATATGAACAACCGCCCGAAAAGCATTGGATTTATAAACGCGTATACTTCTTGAATTGGCTACAGAAATACGATCGTGAAACGGCCATTTCGGATTTGATTGCCGGCATCACTTTGGGCCTCACCATCATACCACAGAGTATTGCTTATGCGGCGCTGGCGGGACTCTCATCGGAATATGGCTTGTACTCGGCTATCATTG GTAAAATCTTTTACGCTTTGTTCGGCACAATTCCACAAGTATCAATTGGACCTACAAGTTTGATGTCTTTGTTGGTTTTACAATTCGTTGGGGAACGTCCAGTGCAATTTGTATTCGTACTCGCGTTTCTATCGGGGCTTGTGGAGTTTCTTATGGGCGCATTCCAATTGG GCTTCATCGTGAACTTCATTCCAACACCAGTTACGAAAGCTTTCACCAGCGCAACAGCTGTAATCGTGGCTGCagtgcaatttaaaaatttattgggcATAAAAAGTAAAGGTATACCATCGATAGAAGTACTCGTCAAAAGTATACGGTACTCTGATGCCTTATTGGGATTGATTTGTCTTACGGCGTTGCTCTCATTGAGA CAACTATCCCACATCAATTTCAAGAAGAACACCCCAATCACACGGAAGCTTCAGAAGTTCTTGTGGTACATCAGCATCTCACGCAATGCTTTAGTTGTATTCCTTTGCAGTTTAGCGACATACTTTTGGATAAAACAACGTTCCGCAGAGGCGATTCCATTTGCGCTAACTGCAAGAGTGAATTCGGCTCAATTGAAGTTTCAGCTACCGCCATTTGCTTTCGACTACAAAAACACCACCTTTGTATTTTCTGATATTGTCAACGAATTGGGTAGCGGCATTATAGTGGTACCGATTGTGGCCATTTTAGCGAACGTGGCCATCGCGAAGGCTTTTG TTAAGGACAATCGCTTGGAAGCTTCTCAGGAAATGCTTACTTTGGGAATTTGCAACTTGGCTGGCTCTTTCTTCAATTGTATGCCCACTTGTGGCGCTTTCACGCGTTCCGCTGTCAGTCAGGCAAGTGGTGTGCGCACGCCCCTTTGCGGCATCTACACAG GTTTAATGGTATATCTGGCGCTCAATATACTCACCCCAtattttggttatataccaAAGTCATCGATTTCTGCGGTGCTCATTGCGGCTGTGGTATTTATG ATCGACTTCTCACCCGTTAAAACGCTTTGGCTCAGCAACAAAAAAGATTTCTTCAGTTGGGTTGGCTGCTTCATTGTTTGTCTCTTTGCTGGTGTGCAAATGGGTCTACTCTTTGGTATAGTGCTGAATATGATATTCGTACTTCTACGACTGGGCAACCCCAAGGTGGAGGTGACGCTCATGGAG TGCGAAAATCGCAACTACGTCTTCGTTAGCCCCACCTCCGATGTCTACTATTCTGGCATCGAATATATACGCGATAAGATCAATGATGCCTGTCTGCTCTATCGTGACGATTTCCCAGTTGTGTTGGATTGCCGACGTTTCATGCAATGCGATGGCACTTTTGTCGATGTGATCAGTGCTGTGGCTAAGGAATTGGAGTGTCGTGATGTATTATTGGTGTTATATGGCACGAATGAGAAATTGGAAGGGCTGCTGCGTAATTCCAGTAACATCAACTATTGTGATAGTGGACGACGCATCTGTTCCGATGATCTAACGCCAAAGAAAcgagaattgaaaaatatctaa